The Pseudomonas fluorescens nucleotide sequence CGAAGCGGTCAGGCACTGGCGGCGGGTCGGGGATGTGATTGAAACGGTCCGGCAGGCGCTGTAGGGCTATTCGGATGAATAGTCTTACAGGCTCTTTCCGATTCGTTGGGGTGCGTATGTAGGTGTTTGCCTACAGTTTTGCCGGGAAGGAGTTCTTATAGTCGTCGGCGGCAGGCGGCCCGGCGGCAACGGGTTGGCACTGCGTTCGAAGAACAATGACAGGCACCGCCCCGATGACCGCCTTTTACCATGTCCCCACTAACATCACCTATGTCTTCGAGCACTGGCGCCTGTGTCCCGATGGTGTGTTGTGGCATGACCAATGTGGCCAGCACTTGCCGCCCAAGGAGCGGCAAGTGCTGCGTCTGCTGTTGGCCAACGCCGGTACGCTGATGTCCAAGGACAGTTTGCTCGATGCTGTCTGGCCAGGCCTGGATACCGCCGAAGAGTCCCTGACCCGTTGTATTTGCGTGCTGCGCAAGCTGCTCAAGGAGCGCCGCGGCCTCATTGTCACGGTCTATGGCCGGGGCTATCGGTTCAACGGCCAGGTTCGAGGCATACCCAGCGAGCCCGTCACGCGCCCGGCGCTGCCTACCTTGGCCATCCTGCCGTTAAGAGGCGGGATGCCGGTGGAGATGCTGGTGCTCAATGAGACCATCAAATGCCTGCTGCGCAATGCTTTGCGCCAACGCGTCGAGCTGCTGTCGCTGTCGGTGGCGAGCCTGTGCGCCACTCCCCTGGAAGCCCTGGACCTGATCGAATGCCTGGCGCCCGGCCATTACCTGTGTGGTTGTTGCGTCGACTCTGACGGGGTTTACCAACTGGCGGTGGAACTGGTCAGGGGGCATGACCATCGCGTTATCGATTGCGCTCTGTTCACCGGATGCCAGCAACAGGTGCTGGGGCAGTTGCTCGATTTTCTCGAGGCGCATTTTCCGCTGCTGGCGACTGATGGCTGGCAATCATCAGATTCTCATCAGGATCGCCTTCGCCAACTTCCCTAGGCTCTGCACTGTTCGTGTTTGTTCACGTCTTTCAAGAGTGCTGGTATGCAAACGACCGCGACAGATCCTTGCGTCATGCGCGTGTTCAACGGCCCGATGGCCGGGTGCGAATTTGTCCTGGCGCAGGGCCCGACCCGGGTGTTGGTCGGGCCGCTCCAGACGCAGGATCCCGGCACCGGGCCTGGGATTGGCGAGCAGGTACTGTGCGTACCGTTCGAGCAGGACAATTGCAGTTTCGAGGTAGTGGCACCCGACCCCGATACCCACTCGGTCCGGTTACGGCCGTTGCAACCCGCGTCAGCCACATGGCAACACTGGCCCTTGCAGCAGCAGCGGCAGATCGGTGGCTTGCAGCTCGCGTTCCGCTTGAGTTCACAGGAGTGGGCGCTGCAACAACCCGTCGTGGCCTCGATCGCACGGAAAAAACTCTCGGTTTCGTTGCGCCTGGCCAGCGTCGTGCTCGCCTTGGGCCTGCTGGTAGCTTCGGTGGGCGTCTGGTCATTGCCCGATCGCACAGCCTCTGCGCAACAGCGTAGCGTCTCGGCCTTGGTCAGCGCTCAGGCGCAGGTACTGCAGGGGCGTGATCAGCTGGTCTATGTGCTGGTCGACTCGCAACGAGAAGCTGCCTGGAACCGCCAGGTACTGATGCGTCAGCAACTGGGCAGCGTGGTGGTTGCCGTGATGGCACAGGAGCAGCAACGGCTGGAGCAGCAACTGCTGGCGGTCGAGCCCGGGTTGCCGATCAGGCTGCTTGACCTGAACGATCCACAACGGCCGTTACTGGTGCTTGCCGGCAACACCCTGGAGCCAGGCCTCAAGGAGCGCCTTGAGCAGCAATTGCTGCGCGATGCTCCCTACGCTGGGCACCTGGCGTTTCGTGTGCAGGACGACCGCGTCAGTGTCGAGCAGGCCCTTGCCGGCCTGCGTCAGATCGGTGTGCCGTTCCAGCGCAGTGACCAGGCGGGCGGCATCGCCTTGCGCATCGAAGGCAACTTGCAGGACAGCCAACTGGAGGCCACCCGGCGCTTCATACGGCGCTTCGAGCAACAGTGGGGCTCGCGTTTCGTGCATTTTTCCATCGTGCTTCAGGATGACCCGCTCAAGGGGCTCTCCCATCAGGCAGGTGAGCAGGGGTACATCAAGACATCCCCGGCATCCTGGCAATTCCAATCCTCCAACCACAGGTAAATAGCCATGGCGCTTACGGATCCAATCGACTTTCACAATGATTTTCTGGGCAGTCAGGCTGCTGCGTTCGAGCAGGGTGCCCAGGGTTTGAAGGAAGCCCTGGACAAAGCCCTGGAAGACTTGCACGCCGACGCCTCGGACCCGACGTTGCTGGCGGCGTATCAGGCGGCGTTTTCCTCCTACACCGTGTTCCGCAACGCGCAGACCAACACGATCAAGGGGTTCAAGGATATCGATATGGCAATCATCCAGGCGGCGCGTTAACCGCCTGAGGGCTTGTCACTTACTTTGGAGTATTTCATCAATGGCTATCGATCCCATTGCCAGCCTGGGCGCACCGCGAGTGCTTCAGGAAAGTACCCACGGCGCGCCGGTGTCATTGCAGGACCGGCTGCTGCAAACCTTTGCCGAATCGGCCCAGGCGAGCGATCTTCACGTCGCCAGCATTGAACAGATGTTGCAGCGCCCGGACATCACCAGTCCCGAGGCCTTGGCGCAGTTGCAGGAACAGACCGGGCAGTACAACGTCGATATCAACTTGCTCAATACCCTGGTGCGCAAGGTTGTGGGCACTGCCGAAACCTTGTTGCGCCAGTCATGAGGTGGCTGCTCGGGTTGTTGCTTTGCCTGTTCTTGCTTGGCTGTCGCCAGCCTTTGTTGTTGCAGGGGCTGGATCAACAGCAGGCCAATGAAGTGGTGGCCTTGCTGCAGCGCAACAACATTGCGGTGCAGAAAATCGACACCGGCAAGAATGGCTACAGCGTCCTGGTCGCCCAGGTGGACTTTCCCGCTGCCGTGGACTTGTTGACCCAGTATGGGCTGCCTTCAAAAGCCCGAATGGAGGTGGCGCAAATGTTTCCCGCCGATGCCCTGGTGGCCTCGCCCCGGGCGGAGAAAGCACGGCTGTACTCAGCCATCGAGCAACGCTTGGAGCAGTCGGTAGTGGCCTTGAGTGGCGTGGTCTCGGCGCGGGTGCATGTCAGTTACGACCTGTCTGCCGGGGAAGGTGGGCGCAGCAGTGCGCCGGTGCATCTGTCGGCGCTGGTGGTGCACGAGCCCGATAGCGAAGTCGAAATCCTCATTGATGATCTCAAGCGCTTTCTCAAGAACAGCTTCAGCGAAGTGGATTACGAGCGTATCTCGGTGGTGTTGACCCCGCGGGTGGCGATTCAGCACAACGCGCCGCAGGGGATGCCAAGCCGCGGCCTGTCGGGGCCCTTGCTCGGTTTGTTGCTGTTATTGGTGGCCGGCCTTGCAGGTGCTGGCGGATGGCTGTGGTACCAGCGGCGGAGGGCAGGTGATGTCGCCGTCAGTTGAGTGGATCGAACAGATCGCCCGGCAGCCATCGCGCTATCTCAGTGCCGAGCGACTTGATCTGCCGGCCACCTTTCGCGCCCCGGCATTGTTGCAGGTAGTGGACGAAATGCTGGTGCAGGGGTTGGACCTGCCGCCCATGCCGTCGACCTGGCCGGAGCACGAGATTGCCCGGCTATGGCTGGAGCACTGGTTGTTGTTGCCACAGGTGGCGCGTCTGCTCGGCGCTCACCGGCTGTGGCCGACACTGGTCCGGGACGGTGTGAGCGAGCAACTGCCGCTGGCAACGCGCTCCTTTGCCTGTTGTGCCCTGGGCGTGCGGCCCGGGTTCGATGAGTTCTCGACCCTGGCCCTGCAACCGCGCCTGGAAGCCGCCGGGCTCAACAGCTTGCTGGCCTGGCAAGCGCACATACCTGCGGCGCTGCTGGCGCGCCTGCCCCTGCAGTTTTCCAGCGAAGTGGTTGCCCATCAGGCACAACTTCCGGCAGCACAAGCAGACCAGGGCCTTTTGCGAATGGCGGTGCAGCATGCTCGATTCATTGCGTTGTGAAGCCCAACTTCCAGGCCTGGACCCGGTGCATGTGCGCCAGGCCGAGCGGGCGCTGGCGCGCCGTTGCCAGGCCCTTGAGCGGCAAGCCCGGAAGGCGGCCAAACAACAACTCGCCCAGGCGCAACGGCAGGCCCAGGCGGTAAGCCAGGCGGCCAGGCAACAGGGCTATGCCGAGGGCATCCTGCAGGCTGCGCACGAGCTGGCCGAGGCCTTGCTGCACAGCCAGCGCCTGGCCGCGCAATTGCGCCAGGAGGTGGTGGACACTGCGCGCAGTGTCCTGCGCGAGGTGCTTGGACAGGTTGAGTGGATCGAGGCGCTGGTGGGGCAGTGGCCTGTGGCCGGTAGTTGCAGCGGCATGCCTCTGCAAGTGCTGGCACCGCTGCACAGCAAGGGCGAGCACGCCCGGCTGCTCGCTGCGTTGCGCCGTCAGTGGCCGGGCGAGGTGCAGGTCGAGTATCAGCAGCAGAGTCACTATCGCCTGCAACTGGGCGAGCAGGCCCTGGAGTTTGATCCCGGGCAGATCGAAGTGCAGTTGAGCGAACAGTTACTGGTGCGCTGTGAGGGTCTGAGCCGCGTTGACGCGCAGTTGGACCAGGCAGCGCGGGAGACCCTGGCGAACAGCCTCAGTCACTGGTTACAGGTGCCGGACCCCGTTGCTGGAGGGAATGAAGATGCGCATTGAAAACGCTGCACAACCGCAGGTGCGCATGAATGAGGCCGTGCAAAGCCTGGAATCGCGCATGGCCCAGGCGCCAGCACAGTTCGACAGCCTGTACCAGCAGTTGCTGGGCATGGCCGGGCAGGGTGCCCAGGCGTTGTACCAGTTCATTCATGGTTGGCCGGATGGGCAGGGTGGCCCGGCCTACCGCACCGTGGCCGCGCAACTGGCGGTGGTGCTGCAGGTATTGCAGCAGCTCAAGGCCGACGGGTTGGAAGAGGACCTGCTGTATCAGGAGGTGCGGGGAGTGTACACCCGCCTGTTCGGCGTCGACCTGCAGATGAAGGCGTTTTTGCAGGAGGCGATGAACCCTCAGCGTGATGAGGACAGTCGGGAAGAGGTTGAGTGGTAGTTCTTAAACATCTGGGAGTAGTCACCAAATGCAAATAGGTCCTTTGTCAAACACTCTACCCACCGTAACTGAAAAGCCTGCCGCAAGAGATGTCTCGACGTCTGACTTCCAATCAATAAATTCTTCGGGACCTAAATTAGGTCAAGCGATTCATTCGCTCACCGATGATGTTGAAGATTTTAGCCTCGAGTTAGACAAACTGTTCGACGAGCTGTCCAGGGATATGTCGCCCGATGAGTTGGATATTGTGCGGATTATCGAGGGCTTTGTTACAAATGGCGATCCGTCATCCAATCACCCGATTGCTCAGATGGTCACGAGCTCTAGCACCAACCACTCTACGACTACCGTTGAGGAGCGCGTTGCAGTAGCAGAGGTTTTTTGGAACAGCATAAAGAATTCGGATTTCCTGCAAAATCTTGGTACTTCCGCCACAGTCAACATGCCATCGGTGTTTGCCTTGACCGTTTTGCGTGGCGTCGTCAACAACTTGATAAGCAGGAACTTGTCTGGGCCTGCTGCAGTAGCGGTTGGTGCCACCTTCACCGCGATCCCGTTGCTCCTGGCGGCGGGTGCCTTCGTCCATCACGAATTGACAGGTAGCGCGACATCCGCGTCCCGAGCGTCCCAACTGTCACTCTTTGCAGGCGCGGGGCTTATTCTCGCCGCTGCGGTGTTCACCAATCCAGTCTCGATCTTTAGCACGATTGCCAAGTCCGCACCGGGGCTTATGGCGTACTGTATCGCCAGGGACGGATTTGCGAGCGTTCATAATCTGGGTAGCGACACTGCGCTAAATGGTAAAGCCCACGGCATTGGGTCGGTTGTTTACGGATTGCAGCAGTTCATTGCCGAAGCGGTGGGGCTTGCGATGGGACCAGGGTGGACGGCTACCCTCGTGGGGGCGTTAATCAATGCTGGGATCGAGTCAGGAGAGCCAGCCGTCAACGAAACGTTATCTGCATGGATGTCAAAAGTCCCAGTGGCGCAAGACGTTGAGGCTCAGCATTCAGTAGATGACACTTCCGAGAATCACCTGAGACTCGACTGGAAGGTACCCGGTTGGCGGGACTTGCTAGGACGCATGGAAAAGGTAGGTATTCCGCGGATTATTGCATTTTCGATAATCTCCACCGGTTCAACTGTAGCCGATAATCTTCTTGCAACCACGGGTTTGACGGATGACCAGCGGAAATGGATAGTCGCCCCGATAGTTGGAATTTTGGCGGGCTTGATCCTGACCCCTTTCTATCACAGTACTGATCGGCCAGTTCCCAATCCGGCCTCACCGCCGCAGTCCTTGGACATTGGTTCAGGATTGGACAATTCTGCATTCAAATTCGACTAATCAAACGAAGTCGCCGAAACGGTGGGTACCCGGCTATAATCGCCGCCCCACCGCCGCCACCCGAGTTCACGCCGCCCATGTATACCCTGGCCCGCCAGTTGCTGTTCAAGCTCTCCCCGGAGACTTCCCACGACCTGTCCCTGGACCTGATCGGCGCCGGTGGCCGCCTGGGCCTGAACGGGCTGCTGACCAAGGCGCCGGTCTCCTTGCCGGTTACTGTCATGGGCCTGAACTTCGCCAACCCGGTTGGCCTCGCGGCAGGTCTGGACAAGAACGGCGCGGCCATCGACGGCTTTGCCCAGCTGGGTTTCGGCTTTGTTGAAATCGGCACCGTCACCCCGCGCCCACAGCCGGGCAACCCCAAGCCGCGGTTGTTCCGTCTGCCCGAAGCCGAGGCGATCATCAACCGCATGGGCTTCAACAACCTGGGCGTCGACAACCTGCTCAACCGCGTGCGTGCGGCCAAATACCGCGGCATCCTTGGTATCAACATCGGCAAGAACTTCGACACCCCGGTCGAACGCGCGGTCGATGACTACCTGATTTGCCTCGACAAGGTCTATGACCAGGCCAGCTACATCACCGTCAACGTCAGCTCGCCGAACACCCCGGGCCTGCGCAGCCTGCAGTTCGGCGATTCGCTCAAGCAACTGCTCGACGCCCTGGCCGAGCGCCGCTCGCAACTGGTCAGCGAGCGCGGCAAGCATGTGCCGCTGGCGATCAAGATCGCCCCGGACATGAGCGATGAAGAAACCGCGCTGGTCGCCTCGGCCCTGATCGAGTCGGGCATGGACGCGGTGATCGCCACCAACACCACCCTTGGCCGCGAAGGCGTCGAAGGGCTGCTGCATGGTGACGAGGCGGGCGGCCTGTCGGGCGCGCCGGTGCTGGAAAAGAGCACCCATATCGTCAAGGTGCTGGCCGGTGAGCTGGGCGGCAAGCTGCCGATCATCGCCGCAGGCGGGATTACCGAAGGCAAGCATGCGGCGCAGAAGATTGCCGCCGGTGCCAGCCTGGTACAGATCTATTCGGGGTTCATCTACAAGGGGCCGGCCCTGATCCGCGAGGCAGTGGACGCCATCGCGGCCATGGCGCACTGAAACCGCAGGCATAAAAAAGGGCCCCCTCAAGGGGCCCCTGGGCCTCAGCCCGCCGCCCGGATAGGGCGCGCATGGTAATCGGATTCAGTTCCTCGTTCAGCCAACGGCGTGAAGTTCGTTGAGTCTATGGATACCCGCAGTGCCGGTCATACCGTCCCAGTTGTCGCCGCGTCCTTCGCGCCAGCCATTGATCCATGCCTGGCGTACAGACGGTAGAGTAAAGGGGCAAAGCTCGCGGGATTTGCCGGTGACCCCGTATTGGTAGCCACGTGAAAATGCTCTTTCCAACGGATCACGCTTAAGTCTTCTCATAGGGTGTTGCCCTCACTTGTTGACTGTAATGTCCCGTCGACCTCTAGAAGGTCGGGCAGAATCGTTCTGCCGGTTTGTGCTCGCTGCCGGCGTCGCGAGCGCAAGTGTTGTACCGTTGCGGTGACAACCTGAGACCAGTTCTAACCAATGCAAGACACAGTGTGAATGATCGTTTTGTCATAAGGACGTAACCTTTCATAGGGTCACAGGATAAGTAAATAAATGCGTCTGATTAGGATCTGGCGCAAAGCCCGCTATGATCAGGGTTTGGCCTGCTGCGAAGTCATCTGGCCACCGCTATGTGATAATTTGTAACAATGAAGGCGAAACGACGAAGGGTCATTTTTCCCGGTTTTTTGCCTGAATTTTTCATTCTGCCCGGCAATCAAAGACTTTTCAGCCCTTGGCAAAAGTCGGATTGGCGGGCGGCCCGGCGCTAAAAAGAGCGCCACTCGAGCGCTGTGGAAAGGCGTTCGATTAAACATCGGAAGGGCGATGCGCTTGCCTTTCCACTTTATTGCTCAAGGCTCTGGATACCCCATGTCGGACCGTTTCGAACTTTACCTCACCTGTCCCAAAGGCCTTGAAGGCCTGCTTGCCGAAGAGGCCCGCGGCCTCGGCCTTGAAGAGGTGCGCGAGCACACTTCGGCGATTCGCGGCACGGCCGACATGGAAACCGCCTACCGGCTGTGCCTGTGGTCGCGCCTGGGCAACCGCGTGCTGCTGGTGCTCAAGCGCTTCAACATGAAGAATGCCGACGACCTCTACGACGGCGTCAACGACGTCGAGTGGCAGGATCACCTGGAGGCCAGCGGCTCGCTGGCAGTGGAGTTCAGCGGCCACGGCTCGGGTATCGACAACACCCATTTCGGTGCCTTGAAGGTCAAGGACGCGATCGTCGACAAACTGCGTACCAGCAGCGGCGAGCGCCCGTCGGTGGACAAGCTCAACCCCGACCTGCGCGTGCACCTGCGCCTGGAGCGCGGTGAGGCGATCCTGTCCCTGGACCTGTCCGGCCACAGCCTGCACCAGCGCGGTTACCGCCTGCAGCAAGGCGCCGCGCCACTGAAGGAAAACCTCGCGGCGGCGATTTTGATCCGTGCCGGCTGGCCACGCATTGCTGCCGAAGGCGGCGCCCTGGCCGACCCGATGTGCGGTGTGGGGACCTTCCTGGTCGAAGCGGCAATGATCGCCGCCGATATCGCGCCGAACCTGCGCCGCGAGCGTTGGGGGTTCAGCGCCTGGCTTGGCCACGTGCCAGCACTGTGGCGCAAACTTCATGACGAGGCCCTGGCCCGCGCCGAAGCCGGTCTTGCCCGCCCGCCGCTGTGGATTCGTGGCTATGAAGCCGACCCGCGGCTGATCCAGCCGGGCCGTAACAACGTCGAGCGCGCCGGCCTGAGCGACTGGGTGAAGATCTACCAGGGTGAAGTCGGTAGTTTCGAGCCGCGCCCGGACCAGAACCAGAAAGGCCTGGTGATCTGCAACCCGCCGTATGGCGAGCGCCTGGGCGACGAAGCGAGCCTGCTGTACCTCTACCAGAACCTCGGCGAGCGCCTGCGTCAGGCTTGCCTGAACTGGGAAGCGGCGGTGTTCACTGGCGCGCCGGACCTGGGCAAGCGCATGGGTATCCGCAGCCACAAGCAATACGCCTTCTGGAACGGCGCGCTACCGTGCAAGCTGCTGCTGATCAAGGTCCAGCCGGACCAGTTCGTTACCGGCGAACGTCGTCAGCCAGAGCGCAATGGCGAAGCTGCCGAGCAGCGTACGCCGGCCGCTGTGGCCAGCGAGCCGGCGCGCTTGAGCGAAGGCGGGCAGATGTTCGCCAACCGCCTGCAGAAAAACCTCAAGCAACTGGGCAAGTGGGCCAAGCGCGAGAACGTTAGCTGCTACCGCCTGTACGATGCCGACATGCCCGAGTACGCCCTGGCCATCGACCTGTACCAGGACTGGGTGCACGTGCAGGAATATGCCGCGCCACGCTCGATCGACCCGGAAAAAGCCCAGGCGCGCCTGTTCGATGCCCTGGCTGCGATTCCCCTGGCCCTGGGCATCGACCAGAGCCGGGTGGTGGTCAAACGCCGTGAGCGTCAGAGCGGCACCCGCCAGTATGAGCGCCAGAGCACCCAGGGCCAGTTCCTGGAAGTTCAGGAAGGCGGCGTCAAATTGCTGGTCAACCTCACCGACTACCTGGACACCGGGCTGTTCCTCGACCACCGTCCGATGCGCATGCGTATTCAGCGCGAGGCGGCCGGCAAGCGCTTCCTCAACCTGTTCTGCTACACCGCCACCGCCAGTGTGCATGCGGCCAAGGGTGGCGCGCGCAGCACCACCAGCGTTGACCTGTCCAAAACCTACCTGGACTGGGCTCGGCGCAACCTGTCGCTCAATGGTTTCTCGGACAAGAACCGCCTGGAGCAGGGTGATGTCATGGCCTGGCTGCAGGCCTGCCGCGAGGAGTACGAGCTGATCTTCATCGATCCGCCGACCTTCTCCAACTCCAAGCGCATGGAAGGGGTATTCGACGTGCAGCGCGATCATGTCGAGTTGCTCGACCTGGCCGTGGCGCGCCTGGCGCCGGGGGGTGTGCTGTACTTCTCGAACAACTTCCGCAAGTTCCAGCTTGACGAAAACCTGGCTGAACGCTACGCGGTGGAAGAGATCAGTGCCCAGACCCTGGACCCGGATTTTTCCCGCAACAGCAAGATTCACCGGGCCTGGAAAATTCAGGCGCGCTGATCGGCTGATTGTCGCGGGCGATGATTGCTACGTTAATGGCTAATGGCTATAACTCAATCAGAGCCCGCGATCCGCTGGACGCTGGCGTTTTGAGTGCTTTCTATGTCGATGCACGCCGCTCGTCCGAAAATGCTCGGCTTTGTCAGCGAAGAAGTTTCCGCCTGGCTGGTGGCCGGTGTGGCGTTTGTGGCCGGCAGCCTGTTGACAGCGCTGCTGGCACTGGCGACCCATGACCTGTACCGCCAGCAACTGCGGCAACGTTTCGAGCTGCTTGCCAGTGAGCGTTACAGCCGTATCGAAGAACGCTTCGAGGATCAGGTGCAGCGTCTGGACGGCCTGCGCCGCTTCTTCGTGTTCTCCACAAGCGTTACCCTCGCCGAGTTCAACGGTTATGCCCAGCCTTTGCTGTACCGCACCCAGACCTATGCCTGGGCGCCGCGAGTGGCGGGCGAGGAGCGTGAAGCCTTCGAACAGCGCGCGTCGCATACCCTCGAGCAACCCTTTGCAATCCACGAACTCAATGACGCCGGCAGCCTGCAGGTTGCAGGGCCTCGAGCGCTTTACTACCCGGTCTTCTACACCCAGGCGCTAAGCCGCCAGGCTCAGCCGTTAGGCCTGGATATGCTCTCACAGCCGCTGCGCCAGGCGACCCTCGATCGCGCCCAGCAACCAGGGAGCATGGCCGTTTCGACGCCCCTTAACCTGACCAATGTCGACCCGGCCTATGCTCGGGGGGTGTTGATGGTCGCTCCGGTATTCGCGCCGGGCAACGTTGCGACGTCTCCGGATGGCTACGTACTGGCAGTCATCAGCCTGCAGCAGCTGATGGCCGAAGGCCTGCCCAGCCCGAGCCAGGACAACCTGGTGGTGCGCATTCTCGACCTGTCCGGGCAGGGCGAGCACGAGGTGCTGTTCCAGTCCGGTAATCAAGGCGCTGACACCGATCTGACCGCAAGCCATCTGTTGCGCCTGGCCGATCATGACTATCAACTGGATATCCAGCCCAGCCTTGCGTTCATGGAGGCCAACCGTTCGTCGGCGGTCAATGCCGTGGTACTGCTCGGCGGCTTGCTCAGCCTGTTGCTCAGCGCCTTGTTGTTCAGCTTGTTCGGCCAGCGCCAGCGGGCCCTGACCCTGGTCGAACAGCGCACCGCCG carries:
- a CDS encoding winged helix-turn-helix domain-containing protein; its protein translation is MTAFYHVPTNITYVFEHWRLCPDGVLWHDQCGQHLPPKERQVLRLLLANAGTLMSKDSLLDAVWPGLDTAEESLTRCICVLRKLLKERRGLIVTVYGRGYRFNGQVRGIPSEPVTRPALPTLAILPLRGGMPVEMLVLNETIKCLLRNALRQRVELLSLSVASLCATPLEALDLIECLAPGHYLCGCCVDSDGVYQLAVELVRGHDHRVIDCALFTGCQQQVLGQLLDFLEAHFPLLATDGWQSSDSHQDRLRQLP
- a CDS encoding PrgH/EprH family type III secretion apparatus protein is translated as MQTTATDPCVMRVFNGPMAGCEFVLAQGPTRVLVGPLQTQDPGTGPGIGEQVLCVPFEQDNCSFEVVAPDPDTHSVRLRPLQPASATWQHWPLQQQRQIGGLQLAFRLSSQEWALQQPVVASIARKKLSVSLRLASVVLALGLLVASVGVWSLPDRTASAQQRSVSALVSAQAQVLQGRDQLVYVLVDSQREAAWNRQVLMRQQLGSVVVAVMAQEQQRLEQQLLAVEPGLPIRLLDLNDPQRPLLVLAGNTLEPGLKERLEQQLLRDAPYAGHLAFRVQDDRVSVEQALAGLRQIGVPFQRSDQAGGIALRIEGNLQDSQLEATRRFIRRFEQQWGSRFVHFSIVLQDDPLKGLSHQAGEQGYIKTSPASWQFQSSNHR
- the sctF gene encoding type III secretion system needle filament subunit SctF → MALTDPIDFHNDFLGSQAAAFEQGAQGLKEALDKALEDLHADASDPTLLAAYQAAFSSYTVFRNAQTNTIKGFKDIDMAIIQAAR
- the sctI gene encoding type III secretion system inner rod subunit SctI — encoded protein: MAIDPIASLGAPRVLQESTHGAPVSLQDRLLQTFAESAQASDLHVASIEQMLQRPDITSPEALAQLQEQTGQYNVDINLLNTLVRKVVGTAETLLRQS
- a CDS encoding EscJ/YscJ/HrcJ family type III secretion inner membrane ring protein, which encodes MRWLLGLLLCLFLLGCRQPLLLQGLDQQQANEVVALLQRNNIAVQKIDTGKNGYSVLVAQVDFPAAVDLLTQYGLPSKARMEVAQMFPADALVASPRAEKARLYSAIEQRLEQSVVALSGVVSARVHVSYDLSAGEGGRSSAPVHLSALVVHEPDSEVEILIDDLKRFLKNSFSEVDYERISVVLTPRVAIQHNAPQGMPSRGLSGPLLGLLLLLVAGLAGAGGWLWYQRRRAGDVAVS
- a CDS encoding quinone-dependent dihydroorotate dehydrogenase; protein product: MYTLARQLLFKLSPETSHDLSLDLIGAGGRLGLNGLLTKAPVSLPVTVMGLNFANPVGLAAGLDKNGAAIDGFAQLGFGFVEIGTVTPRPQPGNPKPRLFRLPEAEAIINRMGFNNLGVDNLLNRVRAAKYRGILGINIGKNFDTPVERAVDDYLICLDKVYDQASYITVNVSSPNTPGLRSLQFGDSLKQLLDALAERRSQLVSERGKHVPLAIKIAPDMSDEETALVASALIESGMDAVIATNTTLGREGVEGLLHGDEAGGLSGAPVLEKSTHIVKVLAGELGGKLPIIAAGGITEGKHAAQKIAAGASLVQIYSGFIYKGPALIREAVDAIAAMAH
- the rmf gene encoding ribosome modulation factor, with translation MRRLKRDPLERAFSRGYQYGVTGKSRELCPFTLPSVRQAWINGWREGRGDNWDGMTGTAGIHRLNELHAVG
- the rlmKL gene encoding bifunctional 23S rRNA (guanine(2069)-N(7))-methyltransferase RlmK/23S rRNA (guanine(2445)-N(2))-methyltransferase RlmL is translated as MSDRFELYLTCPKGLEGLLAEEARGLGLEEVREHTSAIRGTADMETAYRLCLWSRLGNRVLLVLKRFNMKNADDLYDGVNDVEWQDHLEASGSLAVEFSGHGSGIDNTHFGALKVKDAIVDKLRTSSGERPSVDKLNPDLRVHLRLERGEAILSLDLSGHSLHQRGYRLQQGAAPLKENLAAAILIRAGWPRIAAEGGALADPMCGVGTFLVEAAMIAADIAPNLRRERWGFSAWLGHVPALWRKLHDEALARAEAGLARPPLWIRGYEADPRLIQPGRNNVERAGLSDWVKIYQGEVGSFEPRPDQNQKGLVICNPPYGERLGDEASLLYLYQNLGERLRQACLNWEAAVFTGAPDLGKRMGIRSHKQYAFWNGALPCKLLLIKVQPDQFVTGERRQPERNGEAAEQRTPAAVASEPARLSEGGQMFANRLQKNLKQLGKWAKRENVSCYRLYDADMPEYALAIDLYQDWVHVQEYAAPRSIDPEKAQARLFDALAAIPLALGIDQSRVVVKRRERQSGTRQYERQSTQGQFLEVQEGGVKLLVNLTDYLDTGLFLDHRPMRMRIQREAAGKRFLNLFCYTATASVHAAKGGARSTTSVDLSKTYLDWARRNLSLNGFSDKNRLEQGDVMAWLQACREEYELIFIDPPTFSNSKRMEGVFDVQRDHVELLDLAVARLAPGGVLYFSNNFRKFQLDENLAERYAVEEISAQTLDPDFSRNSKIHRAWKIQAR